The Macaca fascicularis isolate 582-1 chromosome 1, T2T-MFA8v1.1 genome includes a window with the following:
- the GGPS1 gene encoding geranylgeranyl pyrophosphate synthase — protein MEKTQETVQRILLEPYKYLLQLPGKQVRTKLSQAFNHWLKVPEDKLQIIIEVTEMLHNASLLIDDIEDNSKLRRGFPVAHSIYGIPSVINSANYVYFLGLEKVLTLDHPDAVKLFTRQLLELHQGQGLDIYWRDNYTCPTEEEYKAMVLQKTGGLFGLAVGLMQLFSDYKEDLKPLLNTLGLFFQIRDDYANLHSKEYSENKSFCEDLTEGKFSFPTIHAIWSRPESTQVQNILRQRTENIDIKKYCVHYLEDVGSFEYTRNTLRELESKAYKQIDARGGNPELVALIKHLSKMFKEENE, from the exons ATGGAGAAGACTCAAGAAACAGTCCAAAGAATTCTTCTAGAACCGTATAAATACTTACTTCAGTTACCAG gtAAACAAGTGAGAACCAAACTTTCACAGGCATTTAATCATTGGCTGAAAGTTCCAGAGGACAAGCTACAG aTTATTATTGAAGTGACAGAAATGTTGCATAATGCCAGTTTACTCATCGATGATATTGAAGACAACTCAAAACTCCGACGTGGCTTTCCAGTGGCCCACAGCATCTATGGAATCCCGTCTGTCATCAATTCTGCAAATTACGTATATTTCCTTGGCTTGGAGAAAGTCTTAACCCTTGATCACCCAGATGCAGTGAAGCTTTTTACACGCCAGCTTTTGGAACTCCATCAGGGACAAGGCCTAGATATTTACTGGAGGGATAATTACACTTGTCCCACTGAAGAAGAATATAAAGCTATGGTGCTGCAGAAAACAGGTGGACTGTTTGGATTAGCAGTAGGTCTCATGCAGTTGTTCTCTGATTACAAGGAAGATTTAAAACCACTTCTTAATACACTTGGGCTCTTTTTCCAAATTAGGGATGATTATGCTAATCTGCACTCCAAAGAATATAGTGAAAACAAAAGTTTTTGTGAAGATCTAACAGAGGGAAAGTTCTCATTTCCTACTATTCATGCTATTTGGTCGAGGCCTGAAAGTACCCAGGTGCAGAATATCTTGCGCCAGAGAACAGAAAACatagatattaaaaaatactgtgtaCATTATCTTGAGGATGTAGGTTCTTTTGAATACACTCGTAATACTCTTAGAGAGCTTGAATCTAAAGCCTATAAACAGATTGACGCACGTGGTGGGAACCCTGAGCTAGTAGCCCTAATAAAGCACTTAAGTAAGAtgttcaaagaagaaaatgaataa